One segment of Macrotis lagotis isolate mMagLag1 chromosome 1, bilby.v1.9.chrom.fasta, whole genome shotgun sequence DNA contains the following:
- the LOC141490366 gene encoding olfactory receptor 52N4-like: MERINSTTLTPGSFILNGVPGLEDIHIWISLPFCSMYIVAMVGNCGLLYLIRYEETLHRPMYFFLAMLSFSDAVMCTITLPNTLGIFWFNFKEIDFNACLIQMFFIHTFTGMTSGVLMLMALDRYVAICYPLRYTTILTNPIIANAGFITFLRGVILVLPFTFLIKRLPYCRGNIIPHTYCDHMSVAKISCGNVKINAVYGLMVALLIGGFDIFCITLSYTMILRAVVKLSSSDARQKAFGTCSAHICAIVFSYTPAFFSYFVHRFGGHRIPHSLHIIMANIYPLLAPTLNPIIYGVKIQQIRDCVIGLFLGSKGTKSHKI, translated from the coding sequence ATGGAAAGGATCAATAGCACtactctgactccaggttcattcATCCTGAATGGAGTCCCAGGATTAGAGGACATACATATCTGGATCTCCCTGCCATTCTGTTCAATGTACATTGTAGCCATGGTGGGGAACTGTGGACTTCTCTACCTCATTCGATATGAGGAGACTCTGCATCGACCCATGTATTTCTTCCTTGCCATGCTTTCCTTCTCTGATGCAGTAATGTGCACAATCACATTGCCTAATACACTTGGCATCTTTTGGTTTAACTTCAAGGAGATTGATTTCAATGCATGTCTGATCCAGATGTTCTTTATCCACACCTTCACAGGAATGACTTCTGGGGTCCTGATGCTCATGGCTTTGGACCGCTATGTGGCCATCTGCTACCCACTGCGCTATACCACCATCCTCACCAATCCTATCATTGCAAATGCTGGGTTCATCACATTCTTGAGGGGTGTGATTCTTGTTCTCCCATTCACTTTCCTTATTAAGCGACTGCCCTACTGCCGAGGCAATATCATCCCTCATACCTACTGTGATCATATGTCTGTGGCCAAGATTTCCTGTGGAAATGTTAAAATCAATGCTGTATATGGTCTCATGGTTGCCCTCTTGATAGGGGGTTTTGATATTTTTTGCATCACATTGTCCTACACCATGATTCTCCGGGCAGTGGTCAAACTGTCATCCTCCGATGCTCGACAGAAAGCCTTTGGGACGTGTTCAGCTCACATTTGTGCCATCGTGTTCTCTTATACCCCagctttcttttcatattttgtgCACCGCTTTGGGGGTCATAGGATCCCCCACTCTCTCCACATTATCATGGCCAACATTTATCCCCTCCTGGCCCCAACTTTGAATCCCATTATTTATGGTGTGAAAATCCAGCAGATTCGGGATTGTGTTATAGGACTTTTTTTGGGATCCAAGGGTACTAAATCccataaaatatga